In Salmo trutta chromosome 28, fSalTru1.1, whole genome shotgun sequence, one DNA window encodes the following:
- the LOC115165949 gene encoding glutathione synthetase isoform X1: protein MAANGIPEDVLMDNDLIKDLVDVAKDSALLNGVLMRTKETPNSSEVVTYAPFTLFPSPVPEATFHQALAVQTHYNRLVDKISQDSSFLEEALASTIKVDDFTGRLFNIYRHVLQEGKTQSIVLGLNRSDYMLDQNEDGSASLKQIEINTIAASFGGLASHTPNVHRHILKVAGRLEDSKRILDNNPSAGLAKGLSKAWDLYGSERAVVLYLVEELQRNIFDHRYVENELWKRNIPVIRRQFEDVAKTGFLDQDKRLFVDGREVAIVYFRNGYMPQNYTEQNWEARLMMERSMAVKCPDISTHLAGTKKVQQELARPGVLERFFPGEPDVVDKIRATFAGLYTLDMGPEGDKTVAMALAKPDKFVLKPQREGGGNNLYGAEICQVLEGVKQSTERMAYILMDKVQPRPVHNYLLRLGTPLKLSTCLSELGVFGAYVRHGQDMVLNECAGHLLRTKSDEHSDGGVAAGVAVLDNPLLV, encoded by the exons ATGGCTGCCAACGGGATACCAGAGGATGTGTTGATGGATAATGATCTTATAAAAGACTTAGTGGATGTGGCAAAAGACTCAGCCCTTCTAAATGGAGTGTTGATGCGGACTAAAGAGACACCCAACTCATCAGAG GTGGTGACCTATGCACCGTTCACACTTTTCCCCTCGCCAGTGCCCGAGGCTACCTTCCACCAGGCTCTAGCAGTACAAACGCACTACAACCGACTGGTGGACAAGATCAGCCAGGACTCAAGCTTCCTGGAGGAGGCTCTAGCCAGCACCATCAAAGTGGATGATTTCACTGGAAGGTTGTTCAATATATACAGACATGTTTTACAGGAAGGAAAGACCCAG TCCATAGTTTTGGGTCTGAATCGCTCAGACTACATGCTGGACCAGAATGAGGATGGGAGTGCCTCCCTGAAGCAGATCGAGATCAACACCATTGCTGCCAGTTTTGGTGGTCTTGCCTCACACACGCCAAACGTCCACCG ACACATCCTGAAGGTGGCTGGTCGGTTGGAGGATAGCAAGCGTATCCTAGACAATAACCCTTCTGCAGGTCTGGCAAAGGGCTTATCTAAGGCCTGGGACCTCTACGGCTCAGAAAG GGCAGTAGTCTTGTATCTGGTTGAAGAGCTCCAAAGAAACATCTTCGACCATCGATATGTGGAGAATGAGCTATGGAAGAG AAATATTCCTGTTATACGAAGACAGTTTGAAGATGTAGCCAAGACGGGATTCCTTGATCAGGATAAGAGGCTGTTTGT agaTGGGCGGGAGGTTGCTATTGTGTATTTCCGCAATGGGTACATGCCACAGAACTACACAGAACAG aacTGGGAGGCTCGTCTCATGATGGAACGCTCTATGGCTGTGAAATGTCCAGATATCAGTACCCACCTGGCTGGCACCAAGAAGGTCCAACAGGAACTGGCCAGACCGGGTGTTCTGGAGAGGTTCTTTCCTGGTGAACCTGATGTTGTGGATAAGATCCGGGCCACCTTTGCTGGGCTGTATACTCTAGACATG GGACCAGAAGGTGACAAGACTGTGGCTATGGCTTTGGCAAAACCAGACAAGTTTGTCCTGAAGCCACAGAGGGAAGGTGGGG GCAACAACCTCTATGGAGCTGAGATATGTCAGGTACTGGAGGGTGTGAAGCAGAGCACAGAGAGGATGGCCTATATTCTGATGGACAAGGTTCAGCCCCGCCCTGTACACAACTACCTCCTTAGGCTGGGGACGCCACTCAAACTCAGCACCTGCCTAAGTGAGCTGGGTGTATTTGGGGCCTATGTCAG GCATGGGCAAGACATGGTGCTGAATGAGTGTGCTGGACATCTGCTGAGGACCAAGAGTGATGAACACTCTGATGGAGGTGTGGCTGCTGGAGTGGCAGTGCTAGACAATCCACTCCTCGTCTGA
- the LOC115165949 gene encoding glutathione synthetase isoform X2, which yields MWKIGKSFQVVTYAPFTLFPSPVPEATFHQALAVQTHYNRLVDKISQDSSFLEEALASTIKVDDFTGRLFNIYRHVLQEGKTQSIVLGLNRSDYMLDQNEDGSASLKQIEINTIAASFGGLASHTPNVHRHILKVAGRLEDSKRILDNNPSAGLAKGLSKAWDLYGSERAVVLYLVEELQRNIFDHRYVENELWKRNIPVIRRQFEDVAKTGFLDQDKRLFVDGREVAIVYFRNGYMPQNYTEQNWEARLMMERSMAVKCPDISTHLAGTKKVQQELARPGVLERFFPGEPDVVDKIRATFAGLYTLDMGPEGDKTVAMALAKPDKFVLKPQREGGGNNLYGAEICQVLEGVKQSTERMAYILMDKVQPRPVHNYLLRLGTPLKLSTCLSELGVFGAYVRHGQDMVLNECAGHLLRTKSDEHSDGGVAAGVAVLDNPLLV from the exons atgtggaagattggaaaatcattccag GTGGTGACCTATGCACCGTTCACACTTTTCCCCTCGCCAGTGCCCGAGGCTACCTTCCACCAGGCTCTAGCAGTACAAACGCACTACAACCGACTGGTGGACAAGATCAGCCAGGACTCAAGCTTCCTGGAGGAGGCTCTAGCCAGCACCATCAAAGTGGATGATTTCACTGGAAGGTTGTTCAATATATACAGACATGTTTTACAGGAAGGAAAGACCCAG TCCATAGTTTTGGGTCTGAATCGCTCAGACTACATGCTGGACCAGAATGAGGATGGGAGTGCCTCCCTGAAGCAGATCGAGATCAACACCATTGCTGCCAGTTTTGGTGGTCTTGCCTCACACACGCCAAACGTCCACCG ACACATCCTGAAGGTGGCTGGTCGGTTGGAGGATAGCAAGCGTATCCTAGACAATAACCCTTCTGCAGGTCTGGCAAAGGGCTTATCTAAGGCCTGGGACCTCTACGGCTCAGAAAG GGCAGTAGTCTTGTATCTGGTTGAAGAGCTCCAAAGAAACATCTTCGACCATCGATATGTGGAGAATGAGCTATGGAAGAG AAATATTCCTGTTATACGAAGACAGTTTGAAGATGTAGCCAAGACGGGATTCCTTGATCAGGATAAGAGGCTGTTTGT agaTGGGCGGGAGGTTGCTATTGTGTATTTCCGCAATGGGTACATGCCACAGAACTACACAGAACAG aacTGGGAGGCTCGTCTCATGATGGAACGCTCTATGGCTGTGAAATGTCCAGATATCAGTACCCACCTGGCTGGCACCAAGAAGGTCCAACAGGAACTGGCCAGACCGGGTGTTCTGGAGAGGTTCTTTCCTGGTGAACCTGATGTTGTGGATAAGATCCGGGCCACCTTTGCTGGGCTGTATACTCTAGACATG GGACCAGAAGGTGACAAGACTGTGGCTATGGCTTTGGCAAAACCAGACAAGTTTGTCCTGAAGCCACAGAGGGAAGGTGGGG GCAACAACCTCTATGGAGCTGAGATATGTCAGGTACTGGAGGGTGTGAAGCAGAGCACAGAGAGGATGGCCTATATTCTGATGGACAAGGTTCAGCCCCGCCCTGTACACAACTACCTCCTTAGGCTGGGGACGCCACTCAAACTCAGCACCTGCCTAAGTGAGCTGGGTGTATTTGGGGCCTATGTCAG GCATGGGCAAGACATGGTGCTGAATGAGTGTGCTGGACATCTGCTGAGGACCAAGAGTGATGAACACTCTGATGGAGGTGTGGCTGCTGGAGTGGCAGTGCTAGACAATCCACTCCTCGTCTGA